The Electrophorus electricus isolate fEleEle1 chromosome 4, fEleEle1.pri, whole genome shotgun sequence region TGCAACCCCCCACTACTTCCTAACTGTTTCTCTTTGcccttcccctctctgtctcattctcttctgctcttttcaccctgtcaggtgtgtgtagtgtgatgtgACTTAAAAAGCCCCAAGCTACCAAATAGTCAGTTCATCTGACACTGCAGTCTAGACTAATGGTTGTGTTCTGGAATTTGTACCTTATTTGAAGAAACATATACTTAGACTGAAGGTAAGTAATCTGTTTAACTGTGTTCTGAACACAACTGACTTTGTGGTTGGaagaattaaaaatgcaatCCATAAGAGACCAATCTGAATTACACTGGCGCTTATTCTGTTCACATAAACCTCTCTGCaaatcctctctccctcatttgtTCGTCCAAGCCCCCTGTTGTGCAGGCAGCAGTCATGTTCTGGAAGTTCGATCTGCACACAGCATCTCAGCTGGAGAAGCTGCTGGAGAAGGAAGATGTAACTCTTCAGGAGCTCCTGGACGAGGAGGACGTGCTGCAGGAGTGTAAGGCTCAGAACCAACGCCTCTTACTCTTCCTCACCCAGGAGAGCAGCTTGCTGGAGCTTGTTCACCTCATCACACATGAGCCCCCTACTGACCGGGAGGAGAAGCTGCGCTACAAGTAAGGACAAGAAGGGCTTGTCTTTCTCATTAGAATGGCttcatcattttctctttttctagGAAAGCAGAGTGATCTGTTTGCAAGACAAATGGTCATCTTTGGTCGCTGCTGGAATTTCTTACACAAATGTGTCTTTTGTAAACATatcttccctctccctcctcttgcTCTCAGATATGCCAACACAGCCTGTGAGTTGTTGACGTGTGATGTAGCCATCATTAATGATAAAGCAGGCGAAGATGACACTATCCTGCACACGCTGTACAGCTTCCTAGAACAGGAACCACCACTAAACCCCTTGCTTGCATCCTTCTTCAGCAAGACCTTTGGCAACTTAATTAGCCGAaaaacagagcaggtacacaaaTACGCACAGAGATACGTGCTGTCCTTTTTGTTATGTACATATAAATGCCTGTAGCTGCTGTGCACTCTATTAATTCAGATGATGTACTGATACTCATACCATCTGATGGCTGGTATAATTTCACTGAGATTAATGTGTTGTTTAATAAATACTGCATTTCTTTTGACTCTCACAGACTATCAGTTTCCTGAGAAGACAGGAGGGGTTTATTACGTTGGTGTTGAAGCACATGGACACGTCGGCCTTGATGGATCTTTTGCTGCGGCTCATCAGCTGTGTTGAACCTGCCTCCCTCAGGCAGAATGTTTTAACTGTGAGTAGTTATTGCTGTATTTAGGATACATTCAAGCAACATGGTCCTGAGATTTATGCACAGTGTGctccttcactctgtgtttgataTACATTTCAAGATATAAGTCTGCCTTGTTCTgtccgtgtgcatgtgcatgcatgttgttttcattcctttacttttttttcagtggCTGGATGAGGAGAAGCTTATTCAGAGACTGACGGGGCTAATTCAGCCCAACAGTGACAATGAGGTtagttttataaaatatttttcttctatCAGGTGTAGAGCAGAGTTTGACTTtgtctgacactgtgtgtgtatctgtgtgtatttgaacTCAGAGACAGTCAAATGCATCTCAGACGCTGTGTGACATCATTCGCATGAGTCGTGATCAGGCCAGTGTGGTTCAGGAGACTTCTGATACCGACCCTCTGCTTGCTACGGtggagctgtgagtgtgtgtgtgtgtgtgtgtgtgtgtgtgtgtgtgcttgcatttgTCCGTAAGTACATCCAGATTTTTGCAgtattgtaatgtattttaCACACAGATGTTTTATCTGATCTGAtgcattggtgtgtgtttgttagacAGCAGACTGTGGAGGGCCTTTTCAAGAACATGTTTGAGGGGGAGAAGAGTGAAGTTTGTATCGTTAATGGAACTCAAGTTTTACTCGCACTGTTAGAGTCACGGAAAACAGGGTTAGCATCATAACCAACAACAATGTACTGTTTAtgtacacattcacactctctctgtcttttcttctatctctcttttttccaGACATAACCGatgtagtttttgtttttacatgacAGAGTGGAGCCGATAGACTCAGGATCTCAGGGATTGGAGAAGTCTTACTCTGTAAACAACAGCATCTTGCTAGGCATTCAGCCTCACCTTAAACACTTCCACCACCTCCTGCTACACCCTCCTAAGGTAATTTCCCATATTACACCATCCTGTACACACAGGCCTGAGAATGTGGCTGTTCTGCGGTAGACTCTTGTTCTCGTGTGTGCAGAGGTGCAGTATGCTGACCACCCTGGGCATTTTGGAGGAGCCCTTTGGGAATGCCCGGCTTCATGCCTGCAGGCTGGTGGCCGCCCTGCTTAGCACCAACGCACCCAGAATCCACCATGAGCTCTGCCAGCTGGACATGATCAACCTGCTGCTGGTGAGGCACCTGCCCACTCTGTCCACCAGCTCTGCCCCCTCACACAATCTGCCCGTAGCCCACCTGCATGATCAACAagcctactctctctctctgttgtttttCACTGTTTAATGTTTTGCCTCTCTCTGCACCTCCTTTCTACGCCGCTCCTGTCCTCCGTAGgatctgttttttaaattcacgTGGAACAATTTTCTTCATGTTCAAGTGGAACAGTGTGTATCTGCCATCCTTAACCAAACGGTGCCCACCGAGGGGCCCACACAGGACAGTCCAGAGCCAGCCCGGGCAGATAACATGCATCCTTCCAATGCAGACACTGCAAACATGGAATTGCTGTCACACCAAGACCTGGTAAAGCATGTACGTTTCCCATGTCTTCCTCTGATTTCATTAATGGATAGGTAGTATAAGGTAGTAGAGTAAGAACACATACGCACGTGTATGCACAGAAAGgtagtgtgcgtgcatgtgtgtaggtgctgGCATGTTTACTATGgttcatttgaaacattttataatgcCTTAAAGGGAAGATAATCCTGAACTTGACTTAAGTTCAAACATTGCTTTGGTCTGTGGGAGTTGAGTCTTCTGCATGCAGActgggagatgtgtgtgtaattctgttctcttgtgtgtatgtgcagctCTTTCAGAAGTGTAGGCTGGTGCAGAGGATTCTGGATGCTTGGGAGGAGAATGACAAGACGCAGTAAGGGATCCATGGGATCTGAATGGGGTTAAGAGTGTGGTGGAAGCGCTACACTGCCTGGACTTCTTagctacttgtgtgtgtgtgtgtgtgtgtgtgtgtgtgtgtgtgtgtgtgtgtgtgtgtgtgtgtgtgtgtgtgtgtgtgtgtgtgtgtgtgtgtgtgtgtgtgtgtgtattaattaatgtgtgttttttaggGCTGAGGGAGGCATGAGGAGAGGTTACATGGGTCATCTTACCAGAATAGCCAATGCAGTAGTACAGAGTGTGGAGAAAGGGCCAGTACAAGCTCTGATCACAAACCTCATAAATGGTATCCACGTGTCTAGtaattctgtttctttttgtatgaAGCTTCTTTTGTATTGGTCTTGGTAATGctactgtgtttctctctctttctctctgtgtgtatcagAGTTACCTATTGACTATAAAGGACGCTGGCAAAAGTTTGTGGATGAAACCTTAATGGAGACCAACAAGAAAAATGCTGTGGACTTGGTGAGATTCCAGAAAATCTGCATCACCAGTTCCTTCTCAATGCTGATGTACTGAATATCCCTGAAGCTAGAACACCAAAAAGGTCTGTGTAAAGCTGTACATATTTTTTCTGTcacttgatctctctctctgtgtgtgtgtgtgtgtgtgtgtgtgtgtgtgtgtgtgtgtgttttcttcatattttaGGTGTTTTCTGACTACCAGATTCAGCAAATGACGGCAAATTTTGTTGACCAGTTTGGATTTAATGATGATGAGTTTGGAGAACATGATGACAGTATCAAGTAATTTTAGAActaatttattgtcatttatttaactgAGATTTTGATGGCAGTATAAACTGGATAAAATCacctgtgtgctctctctctctctagatatTGGTTTGGTTGTGGTTAagattctgtgtctgtgtttgtatttcagtgcAACATTTAAACGAATTACAGGAATGAAGTGTAATCTGGTGGATCAGGGCGTGAGTCTtgtggttttttggttttttttactactTAATCTTCTTATAGTATCTGTCATTATTACATCTCGTAGTCTCTTTCTGGTTCTTGTTGTAGTTCttttgctcgctctctctgtgtttctgaatCTGGATCTTCTGGTACACACGGCTGTATTAAAGGTGTTAAGCTCATGATGATATGTCCTGTACCAGCCTAGTGCATCCGCATTTAGTGTCTGCAGTAAAGAGAAAGTGCGGCAGTTGGATGATGCTGACGAAGAAGAGGATATTTGGGAGGACAAAGAAATCAACTATGCAGCACAAGTAAAGGCCCGAAccaggtaaaaaataaaataaaatacattccTGTTTTGGACTACTCACTGGCTTGCCTAgagatgtgtgcatgcacatacacagacagtaccAGATGGTGAAGGCTGCCTGCTGCCTGAACTCTTGTCAGATTCGGGGTGTTATCGAGTGTCCTGAAG contains the following coding sequences:
- the ppp6r2b gene encoding serine/threonine-protein phosphatase 6 regulatory subunit 2 isoform X1; this encodes MFWKFDLHTASQLEKLLEKEDVTLQELLDEEDVLQECKAQNQRLLLFLTQESSLLELVHLITHEPPTDREEKLRYKYANTACELLTCDVAIINDKAGEDDTILHTLYSFLEQEPPLNPLLASFFSKTFGNLISRKTEQTISFLRRQEGFITLVLKHMDTSALMDLLLRLISCVEPASLRQNVLTWLDEEKLIQRLTGLIQPNSDNERQSNASQTLCDIIRMSRDQASVVQETSDTDPLLATVELQQTVEGLFKNMFEGEKSEVCIVNGTQVLLALLESRKTGVEPIDSGSQGLEKSYSVNNSILLGIQPHLKHFHHLLLHPPKRCSMLTTLGILEEPFGNARLHACRLVAALLSTNAPRIHHELCQLDMINLLLDLFFKFTWNNFLHVQVEQCVSAILNQTVPTEGPTQDSPEPARADNMHPSNADTANMELLSHQDLVKHLFQKCRLVQRILDAWEENDKTQAEGGMRRGYMGHLTRIANAVVQSVEKGPVQALITNLINELPIDYKGRWQKFVDETLMETNKKNAVDLVFSDYQIQQMTANFVDQFGFNDDEFGEHDDSINATFKRITGMKCNLVDQGPSASAFSVCSKEKVRQLDDADEEEDIWEDKEINYAAQVKARTRFGVLSSVLKNEVVGGAQRDLGSPDLELFPEPKQIPDTNQGQEAGQGWVASFEDDFNFKADFASVALDTGSGVWGSPTGQLSDGDDKGWATFTDFQPFCCSDSGPRCSSPVDSESQANVDKDVKGSATCVWSVCGTRKAPLVASDSSSSCSDSEEEEERSEVVMETITTGSDKEPVRLTMDTKNMKALFTSEANAKASSGMATSTMVMSNTDTPPPKEPKAV
- the ppp6r2b gene encoding serine/threonine-protein phosphatase 6 regulatory subunit 2 isoform X2; its protein translation is MFWKFDLHTASQLEKLLEKEDVTLQELLDEEDVLQECKAQNQRLLLFLTQESSLLELVHLITHEPPTDREEKLRYKYANTACELLTCDVAIINDKAGEDDTILHTLYSFLEQEPPLNPLLASFFSKTFGNLISRKTEQTISFLRRQEGFITLVLKHMDTSALMDLLLRLISCVEPASLRQNVLTWLDEEKLIQRLTGLIQPNSDNERQSNASQTLCDIIRMSRDQASVVQETSDTDPLLATVELQQTVEGLFKNMFEGEKSEVCIVNGTQVLLALLESRKTGVEPIDSGSQGLEKSYSVNNSILLGIQPHLKHFHHLLLHPPKRCSMLTTLGILEEPFGNARLHACRLVAALLSTNAPRIHHELCQLDMINLLLDLFFKFTWNNFLHVQVEQCVSAILNQTVPTEGPTQDSPEPARADNMHPSNADTANMELLSHQDLVKHLFQKCRLVQRILDAWEENDKTQAEGGMRRGYMGHLTRIANAVVQSVEKGPVQALITNLINELPIDYKGRWQKFVDETLMETNKKNAVDLVFSDYQIQQMTANFVDQFGFNDDEFGEHDDSINATFKRITGMKCNLVDQGPSASAFSVCSKEKVRQLDDADEEEDIWEDKEINYAAQVKARTRFGVLSSVLKNEVVGGAQRDLGSPDLELFPEPKQIPDTNQGQEAGQGWVASFEDDFNFKADFASVALDTGSGVWGSPTGQLSDGDDKGWATFTDFQPFC